A window of Erpetoichthys calabaricus chromosome 12, fErpCal1.3, whole genome shotgun sequence contains these coding sequences:
- the LOC114662027 gene encoding zinc finger protein 260-like, with the protein MDCGVFSAAFKEQLAATIEREVRATSRAVLIKFCDLMDGGFSVLQAQVQKLQGKFLKTGTEVENYLAFIIEETVLLAVEVIVTEFTDHVDQTFSYYQRKFALKEKEIEILKLQLESQKRKCCAERDILSSTCGNVGTSNGAGIKDKEDRTIFEDPPIYMKMVNTKDVVTPILKIQELDCFQDVNGDSHESPQNTTTKDLNADVGMNADDSAELPFVHIKEEASELGFINIKQEVIDQDIHYHKVEVCDQSLLNIKEEFCDLDVICIKEEVFDNDSAHLKMEVFEEEYASKDAEQNRSECIQWTRQIDHSSDQKEQISTVQGSDFSLCPADHNSSQEELHTKMNETPLECENVKRKMTVNGTYSSLQCGTEALWKTTKADNSDVTQEIPTAADLNQCNVCNKMFKNKWIFQLHQRIHTGEEPYFCSDCGKTFKKKRLFLHHQKIHLRQKPYSCSDCEKRFSTKNDLQKHKKTHSRRNSYYCGECGKCFSDKCSLQEHQKIHNGKKTYCCSECGKSFVRNCDLQRHLKVHLGQKPYCCKVCTMSFSDEHCFQKHQTLHIADKPYCTLCKKTFSNLYYLQLHQVFHTGEKPFCCTECGKKFSLKTSFIRHQKIHM; encoded by the exons ATGGACTGCGGGGTTTTCTCAGCTGCCTTTAAAGAGCAGCTGGCAGCCACGATTGAGCGAGAGGTGAGGGCCACTTCACGGGCAGTGCTTATTAAATTTTGTGACTTGATGGACGGAGGGTTTTCCGTTTTACAAGCGCAAGTACAGAAACTTCAGGGTAAGTTTCTGAAAACCGGAACAGAAGTCGAAAACTACCTCGCCTTCATCATCGAGGAGACAGTGTTGCTAGCCGTAGAGGTGATCGTGACCGAATTTACGGATCATGTCGATCAGACATTTTCGTATTACCAGCGCAAGTTCGCCTTGAAGGAAAAAGAAATCGAAATACTGAAGCTGCAGCTGGAGAGCCAAAAACGCAAGTGCTGTGCCGAGAGGGACATTCTCAGTTCTACGTGTGGGAATGTCGGTACGTCCAATGGGGCAGGAATAAAAG ATAAGGAAGATCGCACTATATTTGAAGATCCACCAATCTATATGAAGATGGTAAACACAAAAGATGTTGTTACACCTATCTTGAAAATTCAAGAACTAGACTGTTTTCAAGATGTAAACGGAGACAGTCATGAAAGTCCCCAAAACACTACTACTAAGGACCTTAACGCAGATGTTGGTATGAATGCTGATGACAGTGCAGAACTACCATTTGTCCATATTAAAGAGGAAGCCAGTGAGTtgggatttattaatattaaacagGAAGTTATTGACCAGGATATACATTATCATAAAGTGGAGGTTTGTGACCAGTCATTACTTAATATAAAGGAAGAATTTTGTGACTTGGATGTTATTTGCATTAAAGAGGAGGTTTTTGACAATGACTCTGCTCACCTTAAAATGGAGGTGTTTGAAGAGGAATATGCAAGCAAAGATGCAGAGCAGAACAGATCTGAGTGTATACAGTGGACCAGGCAAATTGACCACAGCTCTGATCAAAAAGAGCAAATCTCTACAG TGCAAGGGAGTGACTTCTCACTCTGTCCAGCCGACCATAACTCTTCACAAGAAGAGCTGCACACCAAAATGAACGAGACTCCTTTAGAATGTGAAAATGTGAAGAGGAAAATGACTGTGAATGGAACATACTCGTCATTACAATGTGGGACAGAAGCTTTATGGAAAACTACTAAAGCAGATAACTCTGATGTTACACAGGAAATCCCAACAGCGGCTGATCTAAATCAGTGCAATGTGTGTAATAAGATGttcaaaaataaatggatttttcAGTTGCACCAgaggattcacactggagagGAACCATATTTTTGTAGTGATTGTGGAAAGACTTTCAAAAAGAAGCGActttttcttcatcatcagaAAATCCACCTGAGGCAAAAACCATATTCTTgttcagactgtgagaaacgtTTCTCGACAAAAAATGATCTTCAAAAGCACAAGAAAACTCACAGTAGAAGAAATTCATATTACTGTGGTGAATGTGGAAAGTGTTTCTCAGATAAGTGTAGCCTACAAGAGCACCAGAAAAttcataatggaaaaaaaacatattgttgctctgaatgtgggaaaaGTTTTGTTCGTAATTGTGATCTTCAAAGGCACCTAAAGGTTCATTTGGGACAAAAGCCATATTGTTGTAAAGTGTGCACAATGAGTTTCTCAGACGAACATTGTTTTCAGAAACATCAAACACTTCACATTGCAGACAAGCCATATTGTACTTTATGTAAGAAAACCTTCTCAAATTTATATTACCTTCAGCTCCATCAAGTgtttcacactggagagaagccattttgttGCACTGAATGTGGAAAGAAATTCTCGTTGAAGACTAGCTTTATCAGACACCAGAAAATTCACATGTAG